One stretch of Siphonobacter curvatus DNA includes these proteins:
- a CDS encoding YceI family protein, with protein MATPAKWVIDPTHSEVQFKVKHLVITTVTGQFGQFSGEATASDDFSDAQVHFEAEINSISTNNEARDGHLKSEDFFAAEQHPKLSFVSTGITKKGDEEFVLQGDMTIRGVTKPVSFDVEYGGTVVDPYGQTKAGFEVKGKINRKDYGLTWSAVTEAGGAVVSDEVRLIANVQFVKQA; from the coding sequence ATGGCAACTCCAGCAAAATGGGTAATTGACCCTACTCACTCGGAAGTACAGTTCAAAGTAAAGCACTTAGTAATCACGACCGTAACGGGTCAGTTCGGCCAGTTCAGTGGTGAAGCTACGGCCAGCGACGATTTTTCAGACGCTCAAGTACATTTCGAAGCTGAAATTAATTCTATTTCTACCAATAACGAAGCTCGTGACGGTCACCTGAAAAGTGAAGATTTCTTTGCTGCCGAGCAACATCCCAAACTGAGCTTCGTCTCTACGGGTATCACTAAGAAAGGCGACGAAGAATTTGTATTGCAGGGCGATATGACCATTCGTGGCGTAACCAAACCCGTATCATTCGACGTAGAATACGGTGGAACGGTAGTAGATCCGTACGGACAAACGAAAGCTGGTTTTGAAGTGAAAGGTAAAATCAACCGGAAAGATTATGGTCTGACCTGGAGTGCAGTAACTGAAGCCGGTGGAGCCGTAGTAAGTGACGAAGTACGTTTAATTGCAAACGTTCAGTTCGTAAAACAAGCCTAA
- a CDS encoding helix-turn-helix domain-containing protein, whose translation METLHLHTADTTPFEIHPMSWVDEQRHEHTLTPHRHDYYVIIGVTSGRGNHNVDFQHYDVQPGSWWFLSPGQVHHMQMDGPHEGWVLSFEPDFFCISEANRELLINTGLFQNVLDFKPYFIPPEQLDLLEPYLQTLQGEYQQKRALREDMIRAWLQLFLIQASRTFADQLVTVSETSKSVCIARQFQDLVDRDFTRKTRVSEYADQLNITPSHLNDTVKKVTGQPASEHIKQRVVLEAKRRAFYGTTSAKEIAYELGFEDEAHFSKYFKANTGQTFTDYRKAIRHKYVEK comes from the coding sequence ATGGAAACGCTTCACCTTCATACAGCAGATACGACTCCTTTTGAAATTCACCCCATGTCATGGGTGGATGAACAACGCCATGAGCATACCCTGACCCCGCATCGCCACGATTACTACGTAATTATTGGTGTAACCAGTGGCCGGGGTAATCACAACGTTGATTTTCAACACTATGACGTACAGCCGGGTAGCTGGTGGTTTCTTTCGCCAGGGCAGGTACATCACATGCAAATGGATGGGCCGCACGAAGGTTGGGTACTGAGTTTTGAGCCGGATTTTTTCTGTATATCTGAAGCCAATCGGGAGCTGCTTATTAATACGGGATTGTTTCAAAACGTACTCGATTTCAAGCCCTATTTCATTCCGCCCGAGCAACTGGATTTACTGGAACCCTACCTGCAAACGCTCCAGGGTGAATACCAGCAAAAGCGTGCGTTACGGGAGGACATGATTCGGGCCTGGCTACAACTATTTCTGATTCAGGCTTCACGCACTTTCGCTGACCAACTGGTAACGGTGTCTGAAACGTCAAAATCCGTGTGTATCGCCCGTCAGTTTCAAGATCTGGTGGATCGGGATTTTACGCGGAAAACCCGCGTATCTGAGTACGCTGACCAGCTCAATATTACACCCAGCCATTTGAATGATACGGTGAAAAAGGTAACCGGACAGCCTGCCTCTGAGCACATCAAGCAGCGGGTGGTACTGGAAGCCAAACGCCGGGCTTTTTACGGAACTACGTCCGCTAAAGAAATTGCCTACGAGCTGGGTTTTGAAGATGAAGCTCACTTTTCGAAGTACTTCAAAGCCAATACGGGTCAAACGTTTACCGATTATCGCAAAGCCATCCGTCATAAATACGTCGAAAAATAG
- a CDS encoding MbnP family protein: MKINPLFLLLFAFCTTVFTACKNEEPEPDGPSLTLEFDNRVGAQKLVLGTTPYKNDFGEEFSVTTLNYFISNVSLKKTDGTVIKFPDQYFLIRQADSETWEPKLKNVPEGDYSEVSFMVGVDSLKSASPIAGRTGVLDTYAYGEDNMWWGWNSGYIFFKFEGTSPVVPANGAGLRPFQYHVGGYGGYTNQAPNNIRTVTLPLNGTATVRKSISPTIHFVVNLHKFFNSTTALKLQETKSVHDPSVAAPLANNYVNMFTVDHIHND, encoded by the coding sequence ATGAAAATCAATCCCTTATTCCTTCTTCTATTCGCTTTTTGTACCACCGTTTTCACGGCCTGTAAAAACGAGGAACCCGAACCGGATGGTCCTAGCCTAACACTTGAGTTTGATAACCGAGTGGGTGCTCAAAAGCTGGTACTGGGCACTACGCCGTACAAAAATGACTTCGGCGAGGAGTTTTCAGTCACCACACTGAATTACTTCATCAGCAATGTCTCGCTGAAAAAAACGGACGGTACCGTCATAAAATTTCCGGATCAGTACTTCCTCATTCGCCAGGCCGATTCGGAGACCTGGGAGCCTAAACTGAAAAACGTTCCAGAAGGTGATTACAGCGAGGTAAGCTTTATGGTAGGTGTCGATAGCCTGAAGAGTGCCTCGCCCATTGCTGGACGGACGGGAGTACTGGATACTTATGCGTACGGGGAGGACAATATGTGGTGGGGATGGAATTCCGGCTATATCTTCTTCAAATTTGAAGGAACTTCCCCAGTCGTGCCGGCCAATGGAGCGGGGTTACGACCCTTTCAGTACCACGTAGGCGGATATGGTGGCTATACGAATCAAGCCCCCAATAACATCCGTACCGTAACCTTGCCCCTGAACGGAACGGCCACCGTACGTAAATCCATCAGCCCGACGATTCATTTTGTAGTCAATCTTCATAAGTTCTTCAACAGTACGACGGCCCTGAAACTTCAGGAAACCAAATCGGTACATGATCCTTCCGTAGCGGCTCCGCTGGCCAACAACTACGTGAATATGTTTACGGTTGACCACATTCACAATGACTAG
- a CDS encoding Glu/Leu/Phe/Val family dehydrogenase, whose translation MTYIEPAPLQHESPLESMKQRFNEAFKLLNISPEMYDILMVPRKQVVVGLPVTMDDGSVKVFEGIRVVHSTILGPSKGGIRFDPDVNMDEVKALAAWMTWKCAVVDIPYGGAKGGIRCNPREMSTGEIERLMRAYTGAMLDVFGPDRDIPAPDMGTSEREMAWLMDEYSKSYGMTVNAVVTGKPLVLGGSLGRKEATGRGVMTASISAMEKLRINPYRATAAVQGFGNVGSHAAALLQERGVKVLGISDVTGAYYNENGIDILKAMQYRDQHKGLLEGFSEATKITNEELLTLSVDLLVPAAKEDVITDDNAGGIQAKLIVEGANGPTSASADEIINEKGILVVPDILANAGGVTVSYFEWVQNRIGYKWTLDRINRRSDRIMKDAFDRVYNTSQEYKVPMRIAAYMVAMKKVADTYKFRGGY comes from the coding sequence ATGACGTATATAGAGCCAGCACCCTTGCAACACGAAAGTCCGCTGGAATCCATGAAGCAACGCTTCAATGAAGCTTTTAAATTATTGAACATCTCTCCGGAGATGTATGATATTCTGATGGTACCCCGTAAACAAGTGGTGGTGGGTTTGCCCGTAACCATGGACGATGGCTCCGTCAAAGTTTTTGAAGGAATTCGCGTCGTACACTCCACGATTCTTGGCCCTTCGAAAGGCGGTATTCGCTTCGATCCCGATGTGAACATGGACGAAGTAAAAGCACTCGCGGCCTGGATGACCTGGAAGTGTGCCGTTGTTGATATACCCTATGGTGGAGCAAAAGGCGGGATTCGTTGTAATCCCCGCGAAATGTCCACCGGCGAAATCGAGCGATTGATGCGGGCGTATACTGGTGCAATGCTTGATGTCTTTGGTCCGGATCGGGATATTCCAGCTCCGGATATGGGTACAAGCGAACGCGAAATGGCTTGGTTGATGGACGAATACTCCAAATCGTACGGCATGACGGTCAATGCAGTCGTAACGGGCAAACCCCTCGTACTGGGTGGTTCATTGGGCCGGAAAGAAGCTACGGGTCGGGGGGTAATGACGGCCTCCATTTCCGCCATGGAAAAACTACGCATCAATCCGTACCGGGCTACGGCCGCCGTTCAGGGATTCGGTAACGTAGGTTCCCATGCGGCAGCTTTGTTGCAGGAACGTGGCGTAAAAGTACTCGGTATCAGTGACGTAACTGGAGCTTATTATAACGAAAACGGTATCGACATTCTGAAAGCCATGCAGTACCGCGATCAACACAAAGGTTTGCTCGAAGGCTTTTCGGAAGCGACGAAAATTACGAATGAAGAGCTCTTAACCCTGTCGGTAGATTTACTCGTACCCGCGGCGAAGGAAGACGTCATTACGGATGATAACGCCGGCGGTATTCAGGCCAAATTGATTGTAGAAGGGGCTAACGGTCCTACTTCTGCTAGTGCCGACGAAATCATTAACGAAAAAGGCATTCTGGTCGTACCGGATATTCTGGCGAATGCCGGTGGCGTTACGGTATCTTACTTCGAGTGGGTACAGAATCGAATCGGCTATAAATGGACGCTCGACCGGATCAATCGTCGTTCGGACCGGATTATGAAAGATGCTTTTGATCGGGTGTATAATACTTCTCAGGAATACAAAGTCCCCATGCGGATTGCCGCCTACATGGTTGCCATGAAAAAGGTTGCGGATACGTATAAGTTCCGGGGTGGCTATTAA
- a CDS encoding alpha/beta fold hydrolase, with amino-acid sequence MKPRLFFILILLTFVCTSCFEHRRYSRREIRKDLIDKGIPVKIVYYDTLGRTIRYLKIGSDTLPRKMVLLHGSPSSLEGLRFYLNDPDLQKQAQLIAPDRPGYGESDYGWGEKFISRQSEVLTKMLWQTQDHRPTLLFGTSYGATVASRLAMDNPDAFDRLLLVCGSYKPGAEKIYPISKLVPIFSAWIPGFIHVADDEKQNHYPHLVAMVPLWKNIHMPVTMVHGLEDRLLYPVNPLWAAKQLVNAPSVDVIYLARQRHGIMWTARPIIKPLMIQELRKLPKQHVLTSSQLD; translated from the coding sequence ATGAAACCCAGGCTGTTTTTTATTCTTATTCTTCTGACTTTCGTTTGTACTTCCTGTTTCGAGCACCGGCGGTATTCCCGACGAGAAATCCGGAAAGATCTGATTGACAAAGGCATTCCGGTTAAAATTGTTTATTACGATACACTAGGTCGTACCATTCGATACCTAAAAATTGGTTCCGATACACTGCCTAGAAAAATGGTACTGCTGCACGGATCGCCGAGTTCACTGGAAGGTTTACGCTTTTACCTGAACGATCCGGATTTACAAAAACAGGCTCAGCTTATTGCTCCCGACCGACCGGGTTACGGCGAGTCGGATTACGGTTGGGGAGAAAAGTTTATTTCCCGGCAATCGGAAGTATTAACAAAAATGCTTTGGCAAACGCAAGATCATCGCCCAACCCTACTTTTCGGCACTTCCTACGGAGCTACGGTAGCTTCCCGACTGGCGATGGACAATCCAGATGCCTTTGACCGACTGCTCCTCGTGTGCGGCTCTTACAAACCCGGAGCCGAGAAAATCTACCCCATTTCAAAACTCGTACCGATATTTTCCGCCTGGATTCCGGGTTTTATACACGTGGCCGACGATGAAAAACAGAATCACTACCCGCACCTGGTCGCGATGGTACCGCTCTGGAAAAACATTCACATGCCCGTGACGATGGTGCATGGTCTGGAAGATCGATTACTGTATCCAGTCAATCCACTTTGGGCGGCGAAACAACTCGTGAATGCTCCAAGCGTTGATGTTATTTACCTTGCCCGTCAGCGACATGGTATCATGTGGACGGCCCGTCCCATCATCAAACCGCTCATGATCCAGGAATTACGTAAGCTTCCCAAACAGCATGTTTTGACTTCCTCGCAACTGGACTAA
- a CDS encoding cytochrome-c peroxidase — protein MTRLWAGVWIVLLVWSCSSPERTGPEVSFTVPANFPKPLYAFERNPLTTSGVELGKALFNETLLSKDNTISCAECHSQPYGFTHHGHDVSHGIHNLKGTRNSLPLQNLAWESEFFWDGGVPDLDLVPIAPIISEVEMGETMTNVIDKLRATKKYPLLFKKAFGTEEITTARFLQSLSQFMLTLVSANSRYDHFVRKEGVTLTNDEQAGLHLFQQKCSSCHAGELFTDRSYRNNGLFLTSDADEGRFRITNQEKDRYTFRVPSLRNVAVTGPYMHDGRFYTLEAVLDHYAENVHDTPNLDPILKASNGQRGIALTQQERQQIIAFLKTLTDEEFLTNKQLAVP, from the coding sequence ATGACTAGGCTCTGGGCCGGTGTGTGGATAGTACTGCTGGTCTGGTCCTGTTCGTCGCCCGAACGGACCGGGCCGGAAGTCTCATTTACCGTACCCGCCAACTTCCCGAAGCCATTGTATGCGTTCGAACGGAATCCACTGACGACTTCGGGCGTGGAACTGGGGAAAGCTCTCTTCAATGAAACCTTGCTTTCGAAGGACAATACCATTTCCTGTGCCGAGTGTCATTCGCAGCCGTACGGATTTACGCACCACGGGCACGACGTCAGCCACGGTATCCACAACCTGAAAGGAACCCGTAATTCCCTACCCTTGCAAAATTTGGCTTGGGAATCAGAGTTTTTCTGGGATGGTGGTGTACCGGATCTGGATCTGGTACCGATTGCTCCAATCATCAGTGAGGTAGAAATGGGTGAAACTATGACGAATGTGATTGATAAACTGCGGGCTACCAAAAAGTATCCATTGCTCTTCAAAAAGGCTTTTGGTACGGAAGAAATTACAACGGCCCGGTTTCTGCAATCACTGTCTCAGTTTATGCTGACACTGGTTTCCGCGAACTCCCGTTACGATCATTTTGTACGTAAGGAAGGCGTTACGCTGACGAACGACGAGCAGGCTGGTCTGCACCTTTTTCAGCAGAAATGCTCCTCCTGCCACGCGGGCGAACTGTTTACGGATCGCAGCTATCGCAACAACGGACTTTTTCTCACTAGCGATGCCGATGAAGGTCGGTTTCGGATCACGAATCAGGAGAAAGATCGCTATACCTTCCGCGTACCCAGCTTACGGAATGTAGCAGTTACGGGCCCGTACATGCACGATGGTCGGTTCTATACCTTAGAAGCGGTACTGGATCATTACGCCGAAAACGTACACGATACGCCCAACCTAGACCCGATTCTGAAAGCTAGTAACGGCCAACGAGGAATCGCTCTCACGCAGCAGGAACGGCAGCAAATCATTGCCTTCCTGAAAACACTGACCGACGAAGAATTTCTTACGAACAAGCAACTGGCGGTTCCCTGA
- a CDS encoding TraR/DksA family transcriptional regulator, producing MSPVEEKTRYSEEELKEFEELIQKKLGDTRTELNYIREALSKRNDPGTDTTSGNTKLLEDGADTSERENLSQLAARLQKYATQLENALIRIKNGTYGVCVDTGKLIPKERLRVVPHTQQTIEAKLRKQS from the coding sequence ATGTCCCCAGTAGAAGAAAAAACCCGCTATTCGGAAGAAGAGTTAAAGGAATTCGAAGAGTTGATTCAAAAGAAATTAGGTGACACCCGAACGGAGCTTAACTACATTCGGGAGGCCCTGAGCAAGCGGAATGATCCCGGTACGGACACCACTTCGGGTAATACCAAATTGCTGGAAGACGGAGCAGATACCAGTGAACGCGAAAACCTGAGTCAATTAGCCGCTCGTTTGCAGAAGTACGCGACCCAGTTGGAAAATGCATTGATTCGTATTAAAAATGGTACGTACGGCGTTTGCGTGGATACGGGGAAACTGATTCCAAAAGAGCGACTCCGGGTAGTTCCGCACACGCAGCAAACGATTGAAGCAAAACTACGGAAACAAAGCTAG
- a CDS encoding ROK family transcriptional regulator, which yields MHPAPADEEIVPKKSVVDYKKSVSRRGVLAELYQAEVGTLAQLAKNLHSSVPSITNIVEELVEEKWVTTFGTAVGNHGRRPVLFGLNPQDKYILALDISTHDTKVLIMNMQREVIFRRDVLLGLEDSAEFTKALLTVTQEVLHESGMQTADLVAIGISMPGLIHYQNGTNMTYRRINQEDKSLSTLISEQFGLPVYVINDTKATVLGEHRFGLARGKKHVLAINIDWGVGLGIILNGEIFQGAAGFAGELGHIQIDPDGELCHCGKVGCLDTITSARSLGRRVQRGLKEGRASKLSAYLDRIEEIDIEKVIEAALEGDAFAIDILFDVGTELGKGLSMAVHLFNPEIVIVDGIVVKADAFITNPIGQAINKYCLSDFRNELSIEISQLGERAKWVGIHIYVMDQLFATV from the coding sequence ATGCATCCAGCTCCAGCCGACGAAGAAATAGTACCTAAAAAAAGTGTTGTTGATTATAAGAAGAGCGTCTCCCGCAGGGGCGTTCTGGCTGAATTATATCAGGCCGAAGTGGGTACACTCGCTCAACTGGCGAAGAATTTACATAGTAGTGTTCCGTCGATCACCAATATTGTTGAAGAGCTAGTCGAAGAAAAATGGGTGACCACTTTTGGCACAGCGGTTGGTAATCATGGACGCCGTCCAGTTTTATTTGGCTTGAATCCGCAGGATAAATACATCCTCGCTCTTGATATTAGTACGCATGACACCAAGGTACTGATCATGAACATGCAACGGGAAGTGATTTTCCGCCGGGATGTTCTGCTAGGGCTTGAAGATAGTGCGGAGTTTACGAAAGCACTACTGACGGTTACGCAGGAAGTGCTCCATGAATCAGGGATGCAAACCGCTGATCTGGTGGCAATTGGAATTTCCATGCCGGGTCTGATTCATTACCAGAACGGTACGAACATGACCTATCGGCGAATTAATCAGGAAGATAAATCACTCAGTACCCTCATTTCTGAGCAATTTGGATTGCCAGTATACGTCATCAACGATACCAAAGCCACGGTACTCGGTGAGCATCGGTTCGGGCTGGCTCGTGGCAAAAAGCATGTACTGGCCATTAATATTGACTGGGGCGTCGGTCTAGGAATTATCCTGAACGGCGAAATCTTTCAGGGAGCCGCCGGTTTTGCCGGGGAGCTGGGTCACATTCAGATCGACCCCGACGGCGAATTATGCCACTGCGGCAAAGTAGGCTGCCTCGATACGATCACCTCGGCTCGTTCGCTGGGTCGCCGCGTACAGCGGGGATTGAAAGAAGGCCGTGCTTCGAAATTATCGGCCTACCTCGATCGCATTGAAGAAATCGACATTGAAAAAGTAATCGAAGCCGCTTTAGAAGGCGACGCTTTCGCCATCGATATTCTTTTTGACGTAGGTACGGAATTGGGTAAAGGGCTTTCGATGGCGGTACACCTATTCAATCCGGAAATTGTAATTGTGGATGGAATCGTTGTGAAGGCCGACGCCTTTATTACCAACCCCATTGGGCAAGCCATCAACAAATACTGTTTGAGTGACTTCCGGAACGAACTCAGCATTGAAATCTCGCAATTGGGTGAGCGGGCAAAATGGGTCGGCATTCACATTTACGTGATGGACCAGCTCTTTGCTACCGTTTAG
- a CDS encoding alpha-L-fucosidase: MKSFFISLLVLTSLFVRAQQHSEQHHVGYVTPKDPAVKAKLDQWQGIKFGLLMHWGTYSQWGIVESWSLCPEDEGWCERKGPYAANWYDYKQAYEKIPQTFNPVKFNPDRWAKAAKEAGMKYVVFTTKHHDGFCMFDTKQTDYKITNTPFKTNPKANVAKEVFKSFRDQGFMVGAYFSKPDWHTDSYWWSYFPPKDRNSSYVPSKYPEKWNQFKQFTYNQIQELMTDYGKMDILWLDGGWVRPFSTIDSTVSWQKAIPFDQDIDMPKIAKMAREHQPGLLVVDRTVAGEYENYVTPEQSVPSEALPFPWESCMTMGDSWSYIPKENFKSTRKLIHMLADIVSKGGNLLLNVAPGPDGEWHEEAYQRLADIGKWMNLNGEAIYETTAVAPYQSGKWAYTKKGNTLYALYRAAEGETLPASLEIPILEKSQSIQLLGTKGSIKAQDKVVKLSESLRKQAGDSPVYVFKLAKK, encoded by the coding sequence ATGAAATCATTTTTTATTAGTCTTCTCGTTTTGACGAGTCTTTTCGTTCGGGCTCAGCAACATTCTGAACAACACCACGTAGGGTACGTAACGCCCAAAGATCCGGCGGTTAAAGCAAAACTGGATCAGTGGCAGGGCATTAAGTTTGGCTTGCTGATGCACTGGGGAACCTACAGCCAGTGGGGCATCGTAGAATCCTGGTCCTTATGCCCCGAGGACGAAGGCTGGTGTGAGCGGAAAGGCCCTTACGCGGCGAACTGGTACGATTATAAACAAGCCTACGAAAAAATTCCCCAAACGTTCAATCCCGTCAAATTCAACCCCGACCGCTGGGCGAAAGCGGCCAAAGAAGCAGGGATGAAGTACGTGGTATTTACGACCAAGCACCATGACGGTTTCTGCATGTTTGATACGAAGCAAACGGATTACAAAATCACAAATACGCCTTTTAAAACCAATCCGAAGGCCAACGTAGCCAAGGAAGTATTCAAGTCGTTTCGGGATCAGGGATTCATGGTTGGGGCGTATTTCTCGAAGCCCGACTGGCACACCGATAGCTATTGGTGGTCGTACTTCCCTCCTAAAGACCGGAATTCGAGCTATGTTCCCAGCAAGTATCCCGAGAAGTGGAATCAGTTCAAGCAGTTTACCTACAACCAAATTCAGGAACTGATGACGGATTACGGTAAAATGGATATCCTCTGGCTCGATGGCGGTTGGGTTCGTCCGTTCAGTACCATCGACTCAACGGTGAGCTGGCAGAAAGCGATTCCTTTCGATCAGGACATTGATATGCCGAAGATTGCCAAAATGGCTCGCGAGCATCAGCCCGGTCTGCTCGTCGTAGATCGTACGGTGGCGGGCGAGTACGAAAACTACGTTACGCCCGAGCAGTCAGTACCCAGCGAAGCCCTTCCCTTCCCCTGGGAAAGCTGCATGACCATGGGTGATTCCTGGAGCTACATTCCCAAGGAAAACTTCAAATCCACACGGAAGCTGATTCATATGCTGGCGGACATCGTGTCGAAAGGCGGTAACCTACTGCTGAACGTGGCTCCCGGTCCTGACGGCGAATGGCACGAAGAAGCTTACCAGCGACTGGCTGACATTGGTAAGTGGATGAACCTAAATGGTGAAGCGATTTATGAGACCACTGCGGTAGCTCCGTACCAGTCCGGCAAATGGGCGTATACGAAGAAAGGAAATACGCTCTACGCTCTGTACCGGGCAGCGGAAGGTGAAACGTTACCCGCTTCGCTGGAAATTCCAATTCTGGAAAAGTCGCAAAGCATTCAGTTACTCGGTACCAAAGGCTCGATCAAAGCTCAGGATAAAGTTGTAAAACTGTCGGAAAGTCTCCGCAAGCAGGCGGGCGATTCACCCGTATACGTCTTTAAGCTAGCAAAAAAATAA
- a CDS encoding DUF2059 domain-containing protein, producing the protein MKYLLPCCFLLLPLGVLAQNPVPEKERLIRKLMQVSKVFELARYTMDATIEGQRKVANPNLPEGFWEEFKKEITDEKLYELYVPIFSKHYTEEDLKGLITFYETPLGQKMVQNQPLVMQEASQAGEQLGAEIAMKVYAKLKKE; encoded by the coding sequence ATGAAATACCTTTTACCCTGTTGTTTTTTACTGCTCCCGTTGGGAGTCCTGGCCCAAAATCCCGTCCCTGAGAAAGAGCGTTTAATTCGTAAACTCATGCAGGTAAGCAAAGTTTTTGAATTGGCCCGCTATACAATGGATGCGACCATCGAAGGGCAACGTAAGGTGGCTAATCCGAATTTACCCGAGGGTTTTTGGGAGGAATTCAAAAAGGAAATTACCGATGAGAAGCTATACGAATTGTACGTTCCCATTTTCTCTAAACACTATACGGAAGAAGATCTGAAAGGATTGATCACCTTCTATGAAACGCCTCTCGGACAAAAAATGGTACAAAACCAGCCGCTGGTTATGCAGGAAGCGTCCCAGGCAGGAGAACAATTAGGGGCCGAAATCGCTATGAAAGTGTATGCAAAATTGAAGAAAGAATAA
- a CDS encoding cytochrome-c peroxidase, with amino-acid sequence MRKVYPFLIFLISLACSKDPAPSAPVPLFSIPKNFPQPDYPVAQKPVTEAGFALGKQLFYDGILSRDSTIACGECHRQYYAFTHHMHDLSHGIENRTGLRNSLALQNLAWQKHYMWDGAVENLDLQAIVPITHPDEMDDTMENVVKKLQRTKGYPPLFKAAYGTEDITADRTLHALTQFMLTLVSANSRYDKYVRKEGETLSADELEGMKLFESKGCKSCHAGELFTDGSFRNNGLPKFERTKVVYVNGKPTLQVVVDEGRYTVTKQESDRFTFKVPSLRNIAESLPYTHDGRFTKLQEMLDHYASGVQDTPNLDPLLKQNGRLGIPMTADEKRKIIAFLNTLTDTEFLKDQRFAEPAGFPVR; translated from the coding sequence ATGAGAAAAGTATACCCATTCCTGATTTTTCTGATCAGTCTGGCGTGCTCGAAGGACCCCGCTCCCTCGGCACCCGTGCCCTTGTTCAGTATACCTAAGAACTTTCCACAACCCGATTACCCCGTCGCCCAAAAGCCGGTGACCGAAGCGGGTTTTGCCCTGGGTAAACAATTATTTTACGATGGCATACTCTCGCGGGATAGTACCATTGCCTGCGGTGAATGCCACCGTCAATACTACGCCTTTACCCACCACATGCACGATTTAAGTCACGGTATTGAGAATCGGACGGGCCTTCGCAACTCGCTGGCCCTTCAGAATCTGGCCTGGCAAAAACATTACATGTGGGACGGTGCCGTAGAAAACCTTGATCTACAAGCCATTGTACCAATCACTCATCCCGACGAGATGGATGATACGATGGAAAACGTAGTAAAGAAACTCCAGCGGACGAAGGGCTACCCGCCCCTGTTCAAAGCCGCGTACGGTACGGAAGATATTACGGCAGACCGGACGCTTCATGCCCTCACCCAGTTTATGCTGACGCTGGTTTCAGCCAATTCACGGTACGACAAATACGTCCGTAAGGAAGGCGAAACCCTATCGGCGGATGAGCTGGAAGGAATGAAACTCTTCGAATCGAAAGGCTGTAAAAGCTGTCACGCCGGAGAGTTATTCACGGACGGTAGCTTCCGCAATAACGGCTTGCCGAAGTTTGAGCGTACTAAAGTGGTATACGTCAATGGGAAACCTACCTTACAAGTAGTGGTCGACGAAGGTCGCTATACGGTAACCAAACAGGAATCGGACCGCTTTACGTTTAAGGTTCCCAGTCTGCGGAATATTGCCGAAAGTCTGCCCTATACGCACGACGGCCGCTTTACTAAGTTGCAGGAAATGCTCGATCATTACGCCTCAGGCGTACAGGATACGCCCAACCTCGATCCGCTGCTGAAGCAAAACGGACGCTTAGGCATACCCATGACCGCCGACGAAAAACGGAAGATTATCGCTTTTCTGAATACGCTGACGGATACTGAATTTTTAAAAGACCAACGCTTTGCCGAACCCGCGGGATTCCCCGTCCGGTAG